The genome window GACTACAGCTGGAACCAGGCTTGCGAGACGACGCAGGCGGCGGCTCGCACCTTTCCCCAGGTCGGAACGCACTTCAGCATTCAGAGTAAAATCGTTCATGTTGTATCTCCAAAATAGCCATGACCGAGTGACGTTTGCGACCAGCGTCAGGCACGGTATGGGCAAAAAAGCCCCGCCCCGACAGGTGATGTCGGGGCGGGGCGCTTTTCGTCAACGAGATGTCCTGGGAAGGGCAGGGCCCTTAGCGGAACATCGCGCTGATCGATTCTTCATTGCTGATGCGGCGAACCGCTTCGGCAACCACCGGTGCGATATCCAGTTGACGGATACGCGCACAGGCTTGTGCTGCAGCGGACAGCGGAATGGTATTGGTCACCACCAGCTCGTCCAGCACGGAATTTTCAATGTTCTCGATTGCCCGACCGGACAGCACAGGGTGTGTGCAGTAGGCAAAGACCTTGGCAGCGCCATGCTCTTTCAGGGCCTTGGCCGCGTGGCACAGGGTGCCGGCGGTATCGACCATGTCATCGACCAGGATACAGGTGCGCCCTTCGACGTCGCCGATGATATGCATCACTTCGGAGTGATTGGCTTTCTCACGGCGTTTGTCGATGATACCCAGATCCACGCCCAGGGATTTGGCAACAGCACGTGCACGCACGACGCCGCCAATGTCCGGGGACACGATCATCAGGTTTTCGAAGCGCTGGTCTTCAATATCATCCACCAGGACGGGGGAGCCGTAGATGTTATCCACGGGAATATCGAAGAAACCCTGAATCTGGTCAGCATGCAGATCAACCGTGAGGACACGGTCGATGCCGACTACGGTGAGCATATCAGCCACGACTTTCGCGCTGATGGCCACACGTGCGGAACGCGGACGGCGATCCTGACGGGCATAACCAAAGTAAGGAATAACAGCAGTGATACGAGTAGCCGAGGAACGGCGGAAGGCATCAGCCATCACGACGAGTTCCATCAGGTTATCGTTGGTCGGAGCGCAAGTCGGCTGAATAATGAAGACGTCTTTACCGCGAACGTTTTCATTGATCTCGGCAGTGATTTCGCCGTCGGAAAATTTACCGACAGAAATGTCACCGAGAGGGATATGCAGCTGACGTACGACACGCCGAGCCAGATCGGGGTTGGCGTTCCCCGTAAAGACCATCATCTTGGACACGCGCAGTACCTGAAGGCTGAGGGTATACCTGGATGAGTATAGGAAAATGGCAGGGGCGGCTGGATTCGAACCAACGCATGGCAGGATCAAAACCTGCTGCCTTACCGCTTGGCGACGCCCCTGTATCTGTTGCTGCGAGTGCCCAGCACTCGATTCCTTTTAGAGCAGCTCTTGCAGCTTGCGATGCAACATCGAAACGTTGCTTCCTTTTGCTACAAACCCTGTAAGGGTCTCTGTAAGAAGGGCCGAGACTTTATCAGCTTCAGCTTTGCTTGGGAAGCCCCCAAACACACAACTTCCAGTTCCGGTGAGTTTTGCTTCGGTAAATTTACCTAACAAATTCAAAGCGTTACGAACATCTGGATAACGCCTTGCTACCACCGGTAAGCAGTCATTTCGACTGTTTCCCTTGGGAACGGGGCGCACTTTAATGGGAGGAGAGTTACGTGTCAACAGTGGATCTGAAAAAATTTCTGCTGTACTTACAGATACTTGCGGCACCAGCACCAAGTACCAGGGTTCCTCGGGTTCCACTGGGGTGAGTTTTTCCCCGACGCCCTCGGCGAAAGCGGCGTGGCCACGCACGAAAACCGGCACGTCGGCGCCCAGCGTCAGGCCCAGGGCAGCCAGGCGATCAATGTCCCAGCCAAGCTGCCACAAATGGTTGAGGCCCAACAAAGTCGTCGCCGCATTCGAGCTGCCGCCACCGATGCCGCCGCCCATGGGCAGGATTTTCTCGATCCAGATATCGATGCCCAGCGTACAACCGGATTGCGCCTGGAGTCGTTTCGCGGCCTTGACGATCAGGTTGCTGTCGTGGGGCACGCCTTCGAACTCGGTGTGCAGATGAATCACGCCGTCGTCGCGCACGGCGAAGGTGATGTCGTCGCCGTAGTCCAGGAACTGGAAGATCGTCTGCAACTCGTGGTAGCCGTCCGGACGACGGCCGAGGATGTGCAGCATCAGGTTGAGCTTGGCCGGGGAGGGCAGGGTCAGGCGTGCAGCGGTCATGTCATTGCCCCAGCTTGCGCGGCTGCCATTGCTTGATCACCAGCGTGACGTCGAGGTCGCTGCCGTGCAACTTGATGCGTTCTGGCAGCCAGTAGCCGTTCTGCTGGGCATAGCTGAGGTATTCGATCTGCCAGTCATCCTGTTCCAGGTTGGACAGGCGGCTGTCGGCATCGAGGGTCAGGCGACTTTTACTGTCCGGCGCTGGCAGCCCGCGGACCCACCAGGTCAGGTGGGAAACCGGCAGTTTCCAGCCCAGTTGCTCTTCCAGCAGCGCTTCGGGGCTCGGGGCCTCGTAGCGTCCCTGATTGGCGACTTCCAGGGAAACCTGGCCCGGCCGGCCAGTCAGGCGGGCCGCGCCGCGCCCCAGTGGGCCCGACAGGCGAATGTCGTAGTAGTCCTGGCGTTGCAGCCAGAACAGCGTGCCGCTGCCCGAGTCTTTCGGGGCGCGGATGCCGATCTTGCCGTCGATCTGCCAGCCGTCGAGGCCGCTCAGTTGTTGCTTGTGCTCGCGCCACTGGGCCTGGTTGCCCTGGCCCTGGACGGATTCACGGGCGCCGAAGCCCGCACAACCGGCGAGCAAGGCAATGAAGCTGAAAACGATGAGATGGCGCAAAAACATAATCTTAAAGGGTCTCGGATCCGGTCAGGCGTTTGATGGTGCTGCGCAAGATAGGGCTGTCCGGCTGATCCTTGAGGAATCGGCTCCAGATCTGCCGGGCTTCGCGTTGTTTGCCGTTGGCCCACAGGACCTCGCCCAGGTGAGCGGCGACTTCCTGGTCGGGAAAGCGCTCCAGGGCCTGGCGCAACAGGCGTTCGGCTTCGTCGAGATTGCCCAGGCGGAAATTCACCCAGCCAAGGCTGTCGAGTACCGCCGGGTCTTCCGGATTGATCTGGTGGGCCTGTTCGATCAGCAGCTTGGCTTCGTCATAGCGGGTGGTGCGATCCGACAAGGTGTAGCCCAGGGCATTGAGGGCCATGGCGTTGTCCGGGTCACGCTGGATGATCAGGCGCAGGTCCTTTTCCATCTGGGCCAGGTCATTGCGTTTTTCCGCCAGCATGGCGCGGGTATACAACAGGTTCAGATCGTCCGGGTACTGCTTCAAGGCTTGCTGCAGTACGTTCCAGGCCTTGTCGCCCTGATTGTTGGCCGACAGGGTTTCGGCTTCGATCAGGTACAACTGGATGCCGTAGTCCGGCTGGGAGTCGCGTTGTACCGCGAGGCGGCTCTGGGCATCGGCGGTCTTGCCATTGCTGATCAGGATATCGGCCTGGCGCAACTGCGCCGGCAGATAGTCGTTGCCCGGGCCGACCTGGGCGTACTCGATCAGTGCGCTCTCGGGGTCGTTGCGTTCCTCGGCGATGCGACCCAGGTTCAAATGGGCCGAGTCGACATGGCTTTCCCGGGCGATCAGGTCCTCCAGATAACCCTTGGCTTCTTCCCAGGCCTTGGCTTCCAGGCAGACCAGCGCCAGGGAATAGCGCAGCTCGTCGTCTTCCGGGTATTGCTGGACCAGGCTGGAGAACTCCACCTTGGCGTCGTCCATGCGGTTGTTTTCCACCAGCATGCGGGCGTAGGTGAGGCGCAGGCGTTTGTCGTCCGGGTACTTCTTGATGCTTTTTTCCAGCAGCGGCAAGGCTTCGTCGCCGCGATTCAAGCCTTGCAGCAGGCGGGCGCGCAGCAGGATCGGCGCCACTTCGCCGGCTTCCGGCGGGTTGTCTTCCAGCAGGGTGAGGGCGCCCTGGGTGTCGCCATCCTGTTGCAGCAGCAGGGCCTTGCCGAAAATCAGCTGGCCGTTATTCGGGTGGCGCTGCAACAGGCGATCGAAGCTTTTCATCAGGCCGTTGCGGGTTTCCTGGTCGGTATCGGCGGCGGACAGCGCCAGGAAGTCGAAATGGGTGTCGCCCTTGCCCAGCAGGACTTTCTCCATATAGACCATGGAGTCGTCGTAGCGCCCGGCCCGGGCCAGTTGCACGGCGGCGGCGCGCTGTGCTTCCAGGTCATCGGGGGCATTCCTGGCCCAGATCAGCGCGGTATCCAGCGCGGGCTGGTCGGCGCCCAGGTATTCGGCAATGCGAAATGCCCGTTCGGAGATGCCCGGGTCCTGGGTATTGATGGCCTGGGTCACGTAGTTGTCCAGCGCAATGTCGAAGCGATTGCGCTGGCCTGCCAGTTCGGCGCTCAACAGGCTGAAGATGGTTTCTTCGCTGAACGAGCCATAGACCTTGGGTTTTTCAGGGGCCTGCACACTGTCTTCGACTGGCGGCGTACCGTCTGTCGAAACGGGGGCCATGGACTGGCAGCCGCTGAGCAAGGCAAGGGCGAGGAGCAACGCGGAAGATCTATTCATATAGGAAGAGGACGACTAACCTGCGGTCGGATCATCATGACACAAGCGTTGGGTCAAACATAACCGCCCCGTCGATTTACAACCCAGGGCAGGGCGATAGAGATCGAGTGGTTGTTCTGAATCTGACGAAGTAGGACAATTGCCGGCTTCACGTCACCATCAGCGACCTTGAATGGCCTTCCTTGCACTCGGTATTAACCACAAGACTGCTTCAGTAGACGTCCGCGAGCGCGTGGCCTTTACGCCTGAGCAGCTGGTTGAGGCCCTGCAGCAGCTCTGCCGACTCACCGACAGCCGCGAAGCTGCGATCCTCTCCACCTGCAATCGCAGTGAGCTTTATATAGAACAGGATCACGTTTCGGCCGATTCAGTGCTGCGCTGGCTGGCCGAATATCACAACCTGAGCCTTGAAGAGCTGCGCGCCAGTGCTTATGTGCACGAAGACGATGCGGCCGTTCGTCACATGATGCGCGTCGCCTCGGGGCTCGACTCGCTGGTGCTGGGCGAGCCGCAGATTCTCGGCCAGATGAAGTCGGCCTACGCCGTGGCCCGCGAGGCTGGCACCGTCGGCCCGCTGCTGGGGCGCTTGTTCCAGGCCACCTTCAATGCCGCCAAGCAGGTGCGCACCGACACCGCCATCGGCGAGAACCCGGTGTCCGTAGCGTTTGCCGCCGTCAGCCTGGCGAAACAGATTTTCAGTGATTTGCAACGCAGCCAGGCGCTGCTGATCGGCGCCGGCGAGACCATCACCTTGGTCGCTCGCCATCTCCACGACCTGGGTGTGAAACGCATCGTCGTTGCCAACCGGACCCTGGAACGGGCCAGCACCCTGGCCGAACAGTTCGGTGCCCATGCGGTGCTGCTGTCGGACATTCCCGCTGAGCTGGTGCACAGCGACATCGTCATCAGTTCCACCGCCAGCCAGTTGCCGATCCTCGGCAAGGGCGCCGTGGAAAGTGCCCTGAAGCTGCGCAAGCACAAGCCGATTTTCATGGTGGACATCGCCGTTCCCCGGGACATCGAGCCAGAAGTCGGCGAGCTGGACGACGTTTACCTCTATAGCGTCGACGACCTGCACGAGGTGGTGGCCGAGAACCTCAAGAGCCGGCAGGGCGCAGCCCAGGCGGCGGAAGAGATGATCGGCGTCGGCGCCGAGGACTTCATGGTGCGCCTGCGCGAGCTGGCGGCGGTGGATGTGCTCAAGGCCTATCGTCAACAGAGCGAACGCCTGCGCGACGAGGAGCTGCAAAAGGCCCAGCGCCTGCTGGCCAACGGCGGCAGTGCCGAAGAGGTGCTGGTGCAACTGGCCCGCGGCCTGACCAACAAGCTGCTCCACGCCCCCAGTGTCCAGCTCAAGAAGCTGACAGCCGAAGGCCGCCTCGATGCGCTGGCCATGGCCCAGGAACTCTTTGCCCTCGGTGAGGGCTCACCGGATAGCTTTTCGGATAAAAAAACGCAATGAAAGCGTCACTGCTCAACAAACTGGACATCCTCCAGGACCGTTTCGAAGAATTGACCGCCTTGCTGGGCGATGGCGAAGTCATTGCCGACCAGAACAAATTCCGCACCTATTCCAAGGAATACGCGGAAGTCGAGCCGATTGTCGCCACCTATAAACAGCTGCTTAAAGTGCAGGGCGACCTCGAAGGCGCCCAGGCGCTGCTCAAGGACAGCGACCCGGACATGCGCGAAATGGCCGTGGAGGAAGTGCGCGAAGCCAAGGAACAGTTGCTCGAACTGGAAAGCAACCTGCAGCGCATGCTGCTGCCCAAGGACCCGAACGACGGGCGCAACGTGTTCCTCGAGATCCGTGCCGGCACCGGCGGCGACGAAGCGGCGATTTTTTCCGGCGACCTGTTCCGCATGTATTCGCGTTATGCCGAGCGTCGCGGTTGGCGGGTGGAGATCCTGTCGGAGAACGAAGGCGAGCACGGCGGCTATAAAGAAGTCATCGCCCGGGTCGAAGGCGACAATGTCTACGGCAAGCTGAAGTTCGAATCCGGCGCCCACCGCGTGCAGCGCGTGCCGGCCACCGAGTCCCAGGGGCGCATCCACACCTCGGCCTGCACCGTGGCGGTATTGCCCGAGCCGGACGAGCAGGAAGCCATCGAGATCAACCCGGCGGACCTGCGGGTCGACACGTACCGTTCCTCCGGCGCGGGCGGCCAGCACGTCAACAAGACCGACTCGGCGATCCGCATCACGCACTTGCCCTCGGGCATCGTGGTCGAGTGCCAGGAAGAGCGTTCCCAGCACAAGAACCGTGCGCGGGCCATGGCCTGGTTGTCGGCCAAGCTCAACGACCAGCAGACCAGCGCCGCTGCCAATGCCATCGCCAGCGAACGCAAATTGCTGGTGGGTTCGGGCGATCGTTCCGAACGGATCCGCACCTACAACTTCGCCCAGGGCCGGGTCACCGACCATCGCGTCAACCTGACCCTGTATTCCCTGGACGAGATCCTGGCCGGTGGTGTCGATGCGGTCATCGAGCCGTTGCTGGCCGAATACCAGGCCGACCAGTTGGCGGCGATTGGCGAGTAAGCACAGGTGAATAAATGACCATCATCGCCAGTCTGTTACGCGCCGCCGAGCTGCCGGATTCGCCCACGCCACGGCTGGATGTCGAGTTGTTGCTGGCCGCTGCCCTGGGCAAGTCCCGCAGCTTCCTGCACACCTGGCCCGAGCGGATCGTGCCCAGCGAGGCGGCGTTGCTGTTCTCCGAATACCTGCGTCGCCGTCGCTCCGGCGAGCCGGTGGCCTACATCCTTGGGCAACAGGGTTTCTGGAAACTCGACCTGGAAGTCGCGCCCCATACGCTGATCCCGCGTCCCGACACCGAACTGCTGGTGGAAACCGCACTGGCCTTGCTGCCCGCGACACCGGCCCGGGTCCTGGACCTGGGCACCGGCAGCGGCGCGATTGCCCTGGCATTGGCCAGTGAGCGTGCGGCCTGGAACGTCACGGCGGTCGACCGGGTGCTGGAGGCCGTGGCCCTGGCCGAACGCAATCGCCAGCGCCTGGACCTGCGTAATGTCACGGTGTTGAGCAGCCACTGGTTCAGCGCCTTGGAGGGCGAGCGTTTCCAGTTGATCATCAGCAACCCGCCGTACATCGCGGCCAGCGATCCGCACCTGGCCGAGGGCGACGTGCGTTTCGAACCGGCCAGTGCCTTGGTGGCCGGGCCGGACGGGCTGGATGATCTGCGCCAGATCGTGGCCCAGGCGCCGGCGCACCTCGAACCGGGCGGCTGGCTGATGCTCGAGCATGGTTACGACCAGGCCGAGGCGGTGCGCGACTTGCTGAGCGCCCAAGGGTTTGTTGACGTCCACAGCCGCAAGGACCTGGGCGGCCATGAGCGTATCAGCCTGGGGTGCCTGCCGTGCTGAACGATCAGGAGCTGTTGCGCTACAGCCGGCAGATTCTGTTGCAGCATGTCGACATCGACGGCCAATTGCGTCTCAAGCAAAGCCGCGTGTTGATCATCGGCCTCGGCGGGCTCGGCGCTCCGGTGGCGTTGTACCTGGCCGCGGCTGGCGTGGGCGAGATGCACCTGGCGGATTTCGACAGCGTCGATCTGACCAACCTGCAACGCCAGGTCATTCACGACACCGACAGCGTCGGCCTGAGCAAGGTCGATTCGGCGATGCGGCGCCTGGGAGCGATCAACCCCGAGGTTCGGTTGGTGCCTCACCGGGCCGCCATGGACGAAGACAGCCTGGCCGCAGCAGTCGCGGCGGTGGATGTGGTGCTCGACTGCTCGGACAATTTCTCGACCCGCGAAGCGGTGAACGCAGCCTGTGTCGCGGCGGGTAAACCGCTGGTCAGCGGCGCGGCGATTCGCCTGGAAGGGCAGTTGTCGGTGTTCGATCCGCGCCGCCCTGAAAGCCCTTGCTACCACTGCCTCTACGGCCACGGTAGCGAAGCCGAGCTGACCTGCAGCGAAGCCGGTGTGATCGGGCCGCTGGTGGGGTTGGTGGGCAGTCTGCAAGCCCTTGAGGCCTTGAAGTTGTTGGTCGGTTTCGGCGAGCCATTGGTGGGGCGACTATTGCTGATCGACGCCCTGGGCACGCGTTTCCGCGAATTGCGGGTCAAGCGCGACCCGGGGTGCAGTGTCTGTGGTGGCTCGCATGAATGACGCACCGGTGGGCGTGCTGGACTCGGGCGTCGGCGGGCTGTCGGTGCTGGGCGAGATCCGTCAGTTGCTGCCCAATGAGTCGCTGCTGTACGTGGCTGACTGTGGGCACATTCCCTACGGCGAGAAGAGCCCGGAATACATCCGACAGCGCAGCACGATCATTGCCGACTTTCTCTTCAGTCAGGGCGCCAAGGCGTTGGTGGTCGCCTGCAACACCGCAACGGTGGCCGCGGTCGCCGATCTGCGACGCGATTTTCCTCGCTGGCCGATCGTCGGCATGGAGCCGGCGGTCAAACCGGCGGCCGCCGCAACCCGCAGCGGTATCGTCGGGGTGCTGGCGACCACCGGCACCTTGCAAAGCGCCAAATTCGCCGCCTTGCTCGACCGTTTCGCCACCGATGTGCGCGTCATCACCCAGCCGTGCCCGGGCCTGGTGGAGTTGATCGAAGCGGGGGACCTGCACAGCCAGGCCCTGCATCAACTGCTGCAACACTACGTCGAGCCGTTGCTTGCAGCCGGTTGCGATACGCTGATCCTGGGCTGCACCCACTACCCATTCCTCAAGCCTTTGCTCAAGGACATGATCCCAAGGCACATCAGCCTGATCGACACCGGCGCCGCCGTGGCCCGGCAACTTCAGCGCCTGTTGGCCGAACGTGGGTGGCTGGCAGAGGGGGCACCCTATGAAACGCAATTCTGGACTAGCGCAGACCCGATACATTTGAGAAAAATCCTACCGCTGCTATGGCATTCGTCTGGCGTTGTGCGAAGCTTCGAACT of Pseudomonas fluorescens contains these proteins:
- the prfA gene encoding peptide chain release factor 1, producing MKASLLNKLDILQDRFEELTALLGDGEVIADQNKFRTYSKEYAEVEPIVATYKQLLKVQGDLEGAQALLKDSDPDMREMAVEEVREAKEQLLELESNLQRMLLPKDPNDGRNVFLEIRAGTGGDEAAIFSGDLFRMYSRYAERRGWRVEILSENEGEHGGYKEVIARVEGDNVYGKLKFESGAHRVQRVPATESQGRIHTSACTVAVLPEPDEQEAIEINPADLRVDTYRSSGAGGQHVNKTDSAIRITHLPSGIVVECQEERSQHKNRARAMAWLSAKLNDQQTSAAANAIASERKLLVGSGDRSERIRTYNFAQGRVTDHRVNLTLYSLDEILAGGVDAVIEPLLAEYQADQLAAIGE
- a CDS encoding tetratricopeptide repeat protein; protein product: MNRSSALLLALALLSGCQSMAPVSTDGTPPVEDSVQAPEKPKVYGSFSEETIFSLLSAELAGQRNRFDIALDNYVTQAINTQDPGISERAFRIAEYLGADQPALDTALIWARNAPDDLEAQRAAAVQLARAGRYDDSMVYMEKVLLGKGDTHFDFLALSAADTDQETRNGLMKSFDRLLQRHPNNGQLIFGKALLLQQDGDTQGALTLLEDNPPEAGEVAPILLRARLLQGLNRGDEALPLLEKSIKKYPDDKRLRLTYARMLVENNRMDDAKVEFSSLVQQYPEDDELRYSLALVCLEAKAWEEAKGYLEDLIARESHVDSAHLNLGRIAEERNDPESALIEYAQVGPGNDYLPAQLRQADILISNGKTADAQSRLAVQRDSQPDYGIQLYLIEAETLSANNQGDKAWNVLQQALKQYPDDLNLLYTRAMLAEKRNDLAQMEKDLRLIIQRDPDNAMALNALGYTLSDRTTRYDEAKLLIEQAHQINPEDPAVLDSLGWVNFRLGNLDEAERLLRQALERFPDQEVAAHLGEVLWANGKQREARQIWSRFLKDQPDSPILRSTIKRLTGSETL
- a CDS encoding molybdopterin-synthase adenylyltransferase MoeB, which encodes MLNDQELLRYSRQILLQHVDIDGQLRLKQSRVLIIGLGGLGAPVALYLAAAGVGEMHLADFDSVDLTNLQRQVIHDTDSVGLSKVDSAMRRLGAINPEVRLVPHRAAMDEDSLAAAVAAVDVVLDCSDNFSTREAVNAACVAAGKPLVSGAAIRLEGQLSVFDPRRPESPCYHCLYGHGSEAELTCSEAGVIGPLVGLVGSLQALEALKLLVGFGEPLVGRLLLIDALGTRFRELRVKRDPGCSVCGGSHE
- the prmC gene encoding peptide chain release factor N(5)-glutamine methyltransferase, whose translation is MTIIASLLRAAELPDSPTPRLDVELLLAAALGKSRSFLHTWPERIVPSEAALLFSEYLRRRRSGEPVAYILGQQGFWKLDLEVAPHTLIPRPDTELLVETALALLPATPARVLDLGTGSGAIALALASERAAWNVTAVDRVLEAVALAERNRQRLDLRNVTVLSSHWFSALEGERFQLIISNPPYIAASDPHLAEGDVRFEPASALVAGPDGLDDLRQIVAQAPAHLEPGGWLMLEHGYDQAEAVRDLLSAQGFVDVHSRKDLGGHERISLGCLPC
- a CDS encoding ribose-phosphate pyrophosphokinase, whose translation is MSKMMVFTGNANPDLARRVVRQLHIPLGDISVGKFSDGEITAEINENVRGKDVFIIQPTCAPTNDNLMELVVMADAFRRSSATRITAVIPYFGYARQDRRPRSARVAISAKVVADMLTVVGIDRVLTVDLHADQIQGFFDIPVDNIYGSPVLVDDIEDQRFENLMIVSPDIGGVVRARAVAKSLGVDLGIIDKRREKANHSEVMHIIGDVEGRTCILVDDMVDTAGTLCHAAKALKEHGAAKVFAYCTHPVLSGRAIENIENSVLDELVVTNTIPLSAAAQACARIRQLDIAPVVAEAVRRISNEESISAMFR
- the hemA gene encoding glutamyl-tRNA reductase, whose amino-acid sequence is MAFLALGINHKTASVDVRERVAFTPEQLVEALQQLCRLTDSREAAILSTCNRSELYIEQDHVSADSVLRWLAEYHNLSLEELRASAYVHEDDAAVRHMMRVASGLDSLVLGEPQILGQMKSAYAVAREAGTVGPLLGRLFQATFNAAKQVRTDTAIGENPVSVAFAAVSLAKQIFSDLQRSQALLIGAGETITLVARHLHDLGVKRIVVANRTLERASTLAEQFGAHAVLLSDIPAELVHSDIVISSTASQLPILGKGAVESALKLRKHKPIFMVDIAVPRDIEPEVGELDDVYLYSVDDLHEVVAENLKSRQGAAQAAEEMIGVGAEDFMVRLRELAAVDVLKAYRQQSERLRDEELQKAQRLLANGGSAEEVLVQLARGLTNKLLHAPSVQLKKLTAEGRLDALAMAQELFALGEGSPDSFSDKKTQ
- the lolB gene encoding lipoprotein insertase outer membrane protein LolB; this translates as MFLRHLIVFSFIALLAGCAGFGARESVQGQGNQAQWREHKQQLSGLDGWQIDGKIGIRAPKDSGSGTLFWLQRQDYYDIRLSGPLGRGAARLTGRPGQVSLEVANQGRYEAPSPEALLEEQLGWKLPVSHLTWWVRGLPAPDSKSRLTLDADSRLSNLEQDDWQIEYLSYAQQNGYWLPERIKLHGSDLDVTLVIKQWQPRKLGQ
- the ispE gene encoding 4-(cytidine 5'-diphospho)-2-C-methyl-D-erythritol kinase, with protein sequence MTAARLTLPSPAKLNLMLHILGRRPDGYHELQTIFQFLDYGDDITFAVRDDGVIHLHTEFEGVPHDSNLIVKAAKRLQAQSGCTLGIDIWIEKILPMGGGIGGGSSNAATTLLGLNHLWQLGWDIDRLAALGLTLGADVPVFVRGHAAFAEGVGEKLTPVEPEEPWYLVLVPQVSVSTAEIFSDPLLTRNSPPIKVRPVPKGNSRNDCLPVVARRYPDVRNALNLLGKFTEAKLTGTGSCVFGGFPSKAEADKVSALLTETLTGFVAKGSNVSMLHRKLQELL
- the murI gene encoding glutamate racemase, with the protein product MNDAPVGVLDSGVGGLSVLGEIRQLLPNESLLYVADCGHIPYGEKSPEYIRQRSTIIADFLFSQGAKALVVACNTATVAAVADLRRDFPRWPIVGMEPAVKPAAAATRSGIVGVLATTGTLQSAKFAALLDRFATDVRVITQPCPGLVELIEAGDLHSQALHQLLQHYVEPLLAAGCDTLILGCTHYPFLKPLLKDMIPRHISLIDTGAAVARQLQRLLAERGWLAEGAPYETQFWTSADPIHLRKILPLLWHSSGVVRSFEL